One window from the genome of Hippoglossus hippoglossus isolate fHipHip1 chromosome 10, fHipHip1.pri, whole genome shotgun sequence encodes:
- the hvcn1 gene encoding voltage-gated hydrogen channel 1 isoform X1 produces the protein MAQYLRHFTTVGDEQPAQLEEELHDVSEELSPATGLFSTTLTFRDSLKRLYSSDRFQVLVVCLVILDVMFVLAELIIDLSVINLKHGHIALQVFHYLSLALLTFFMVELAGKIFAYRLEFLQHKFEVFDGLVVVVSFVLDIVFIFHEDAFDGMGLLILLRLWRVARIINGILLSVKTRADQRLHKLKETYDHLVQRITELQERTDKLEQDKQKLEDLLKKNGIDF, from the exons ATGGCTCAATACCTGAGGCATTTCACCACTGTTGGTGATGAGCAGCCGGCTCAGTTGGAAGAAGAGCTGCATGATGTCAGTGAGGAGCTGAGCCCGGCCACAGGACTGTTCTCAACAACACTGACCTTCAGGGATTCACTGAAGAGACTCTACAGCTCTGACCGGTTCCAG GTGTTGGTGGTGTGTTTGGTCATCCTGGATGTCATGTTTGTTCTGGCAGAGTTGATTATAGATCTGTCTGTTATCAACCTGAAACATGGCCACATTGCT ctgcaggtgTTTCACTACCTGAGTCTGGCTCTACTCACATTCTTCATGGTGGAGCTGGCTGGTAAGATTTTTGCTTACCGCCTGGAGTTCCTCCAACACAAGTTTGAAGTATTTGATggtttggtggtggtggtgtcctTCGTGTTGGACATTGTCTTCATTTTCCACGAGGATGCCTTTGATGGGATGGGTCTCCTCATCCTACTGCGACTCTGGAGGGTGGCCAGAATTATCAATG GAATCCTGTTGTCAGTGAAGACCCGTGCAGACCAGAGGCTCCACAAGCTGAAGGAAACCTACGACCACCTCGTTCAGAGAATCACAGAGCTACAGGAGCGCACCGATAAACTG GAACAAGATAAACAGAAACTTGAAGACCTCCTGAAGAAGAACGGCATAGACTTCTAA
- the hvcn1 gene encoding voltage-gated hydrogen channel 1 isoform X2, producing the protein MAQYLRHFTTVGDEQPAQLEEELHDVSEELSPATGLFSTTLTFRDSLKRLYSSDRFQVLVVCLVILDVMFVLAELIIDLSVINLKHGHIAEVFHYLSLALLTFFMVELAGKIFAYRLEFLQHKFEVFDGLVVVVSFVLDIVFIFHEDAFDGMGLLILLRLWRVARIINGILLSVKTRADQRLHKLKETYDHLVQRITELQERTDKLEQDKQKLEDLLKKNGIDF; encoded by the exons ATGGCTCAATACCTGAGGCATTTCACCACTGTTGGTGATGAGCAGCCGGCTCAGTTGGAAGAAGAGCTGCATGATGTCAGTGAGGAGCTGAGCCCGGCCACAGGACTGTTCTCAACAACACTGACCTTCAGGGATTCACTGAAGAGACTCTACAGCTCTGACCGGTTCCAG GTGTTGGTGGTGTGTTTGGTCATCCTGGATGTCATGTTTGTTCTGGCAGAGTTGATTATAGATCTGTCTGTTATCAACCTGAAACATGGCCACATTGCTGAG gtgTTTCACTACCTGAGTCTGGCTCTACTCACATTCTTCATGGTGGAGCTGGCTGGTAAGATTTTTGCTTACCGCCTGGAGTTCCTCCAACACAAGTTTGAAGTATTTGATggtttggtggtggtggtgtcctTCGTGTTGGACATTGTCTTCATTTTCCACGAGGATGCCTTTGATGGGATGGGTCTCCTCATCCTACTGCGACTCTGGAGGGTGGCCAGAATTATCAATG GAATCCTGTTGTCAGTGAAGACCCGTGCAGACCAGAGGCTCCACAAGCTGAAGGAAACCTACGACCACCTCGTTCAGAGAATCACAGAGCTACAGGAGCGCACCGATAAACTG GAACAAGATAAACAGAAACTTGAAGACCTCCTGAAGAAGAACGGCATAGACTTCTAA